The Strix aluco isolate bStrAlu1 chromosome 1, bStrAlu1.hap1, whole genome shotgun sequence genome has a window encoding:
- the NOD1 gene encoding nucleotide-binding oligomerization domain-containing protein 1 isoform X1, with protein sequence MEGQLCANLEISVEKPPGASPPSFIALLKVYRELLVRRIRNTQCLIDNLIENDYFSPEDADIVVQFPTQADKVRKILDLVQSKGEEVSEYFICVLQKVADAYYELQPWLDEIGYEPSENICSKPVVNTDPVSRYCQKLRYELGRDSKFVMSYAQREEMLLEEIYSNSTMQLLSFTNESLGEVCQLEALFDDAAGLINEDGETIYVFGDAGIGKSILLQKIQSLWARRELDIGAKFFFRFRCRMFSCFKEDEAICLKDLLFKYNCYPDQDPTEVFHYILQFPHTVLFTFDGFDEIYSNFDLSSVPEMCSPNEPIHPLVLLVSLLKGKLLKGSKKILTARTGTEIQRNIIRKKVLLRGFSSNNLKEYTATFFKDEGQRTLVLNQLEANPNLCSLCSVPLFCWIIFKCYEHFHSMFDTHELPDCSVTLTDVFLLMIEVHLNRSLKTSLLKNTTRSQAEMFKSRKETLLALGKMAYKGMENSFFIFEQEEVSSVNISEGDLQLGFLRIVKGYSGCDNQTTYEFLHLTLQSFFTALFLVIEEKVSAKELLQFFNECSSTETAQPTCFRIPWLKKQLAGEDPFRNNEHFHFTNLFLCGLLSRSRQKLFRHLVSPAVIKRKRKTLITYLGESMKSHLKGITRSRLPNYNQIQVQPNFIWMLRCLYETQSEKVGKLAAKRMRANYIKLTYCNAYSADCSAISFVVHHFQKRLALDLDNNNINDYGVKQLLPCFSKLAVIRLSVNQVTDHGVRILYEELSKYQIVTFLGLYNNQITDVGAKYVAKLIEECSSLEYVKIGANKITSEGGKCLAQAIQKSKTMFEIGMWGNQVGDEGAKAFAEALRNHPRLTNVSLAFNGITTEGGKSIAEAMQHNDSVKIFWLTKNDLDDEAAMSFAEMLKVNKKLVHLWLIQNQITAKGVKYISEALKENTAIKEVCLNGNLISQEEAKAFENEERIICF encoded by the exons ATGGAAGGCCAACTTTGTGCTAACTTGGAGATTTCTGTGGAAAAGCCTCCAGGAGCAAGTCCTCCATCCTTCATTGCTTTGCTGAAGGTATACCGAGAACTTCTGGTTCGTAGAATCCGAAACACGCAGTGTTTGATTGACAACTTGATTGAGAATGACTACTTCTCCCCTGAAGATGCAGACATTGTTGTCCAGTTTCCAACTCAAGCAGATAAG GTTCGCAAAATTCTAGACTTGGTTCAAAGCAAGGGAGAAGAAGtttcagaatatttcatctgtGTCCTGCAGAAAGTCGCTGATGCTTACTATGAACTTCAGCCTTGGCTGGATGAAATAGGTTACGAGCCTTCAGAGAATATTTGTAGTAAACCTGTGGTAAATACAGATCCAG TTAGCAGGTACTGCCAGAAACTCAGATATGAACTGGGACGGGATTCCAAGTTTGTTATGTCATACGCTCAGAGGGAAGAGATGCTGCTTGAAGAAATCTACTCTAACAGTACTATGCAGCTGCTCAGTTTTACCAATGAGAGTCTAGGAGAAGTGTGTCAGTTAGAAGCCCTTTTTGATGATGCAGCTGGGCTAATTAATGAAGATGGAGAGACTATTTATGTCTTTGGTGATGCAGGAATTGGAAAATCCATCTTGCTGCAAAAGATACAAAGCCTTTGGGCTAGAAGAGAATTGGACATAGGGGCCAAATTTTTCTTCCGTTTCCGATGTAGGATGTTCAGTTGCTTTAAGGAAGATGAAGCCATATGTTTGAAAGACCTGCTCTTTAAATACAATTGCTACCCAGACCAGGACCCCACAGAGGTGTTCCATTATATCTTGCAATTCCCTCATACAGTTCTTTTCACATTTGATGGCTTCGATGAGATCTATTCCAACTTTGATCTCAGTAGTGTGCCTGAGATGTGTTCACCCAATGAACCCATCCACCCCCTGGTGCTGCTGGTAAGCCTTCTCAAAGGAAAGCTTCTTAAGGGATCCAAGAAAATTCTTACAGCGAGGACAGGAACCGAGATCCAGAGAAACATCATTAGAAAGAAAGTGTTGCTCCGTGGTTTCTCCAGCAATAACCTGAAAGAATACACTGCTACGTTTTTCAAAGATGAGGGGCAACGAACACTGGTATTGAACCAGTTGGAAGCTAACCCCAATCTCTGCAGTTTGTGTTCAGTGCCTTTGTTTTGCTGGATTATCTTTAAATGCTATGAACACTTCCATTCCATGTTTGACACCCACGAGCTTCCAGACTGTTCTGTTACATTGACAGATGTATTTTTGCTCATGATTGAAGTCCATCTGAACCGATCTCTGAAAACAAGTTTGCTGAAGAACACTACCAGGAGCCAAGCAGAGATGTTCAAATCAAGGAAGGAAACTCTTCTAGCTTTGGGTAAAATGGCATATAAAGGGATGGAGAACTCTTTCTTTATCTTTGAGCAGGAGGAGGTCTCATCAGTGAACATCTCTGAAGGAGATTTGCAATTGGGCTTTCTCAGGATAGTTAAAGGTTACAGTGGCTGTGACAATCAGACCACTTATGAGTTCTTGCACTTAACCCTTCAGTCTTTTTTCACAGCTTTGTTCCTGGTTATTGAAGAGAAAGTGAGTGCCAAGGAGTTACTTCAGTTTTTCAATGAATGTTCTTCCACTGAGACTGCCCAGCCTACTTGCTTTCGTATTCCTTGGTTGAAGAAACAACTAGCAGGGGAGGATCCTTTCCGAAATAATGAACACTTTCATTTTACCAACCTGTTTCTTTGTGGCCTGCTTTCTAGATCCAGGCAGAAGCTCTTCAGACATTTAGTTTCGCCTGCAGTCattaagaggaagagaaagacacTCATCACATACCTTGGGGAGAGCATGAAATCCCACCTGAAAGGCATCACTCGATCCAGGCTTCCAAACTACAATCAGATCCAGGTCCAGCCCAACTTTATTTGGATGCTGAGGTGCCTTTATGAGACTCAGAGCGAGAAGGTGGGGAAGTTGGCTGCCAAACGCATGCGTGCCAATTACATCAAGCTCACATACTGCAATGCCTACTCTGCTGACTGCAGTGCTATTTCCTTTGTCGTGCATCACTTTCAAAAGCGCCTCGCTCTGGATTTGGACAACAACAACATCAATGACTATGGAGTAAAACAGCTGCTACCTTGTTTCAGCAAGCTTGCAGTGATCAG GCTCAGTGTAAATCAGGTCACAGATCACGGTGTAAGGATCTTGTATGAAGAACTCTCGAAGTACCAAATTGTGACTTTCTTGGG CTTATACAACAATCAGATCACTGACGTTGGAGCCAAATATGTTGCAAAACTAATTGAAGAGTGTTCAAGCCTTGAATACGTTAA AATAGGAGCAAACAAAATAACTAGCGAAGGAGGGAAGTGCCTTGCCCAGGCCATCCAGAAGAGCAAGACAATGTTTGAAATTGG GATGTGGGGTAATCAAGTTGGAGACGAAGGAGCAAAGGCATTTGCAGAGGCACTAAGGAACCACCCCAGGTTAACGAACGTAAG TCTCGCATTCAATGGCATCACGACAGAGGGAGGCAAAAGTATTGCTGAAGCTATGCAACACAACGACTCTGTGAAAATATTCTG GTTGACTAAAAATGACCTGGATGATGAGGCAGCAATGAGTTTTGCAGAGATGCTGAAGGTCAACAAGAAACTGGTGCATTTATG GCTTATCCAGAATCAAATTACAGCCAAAGGGGTGAAGTACATCAGCGAAGCTCTCAAGGAGAACACAGCTATTAAAGAAGTCTG TTTGAACGGGAACCTGATAAGCCAAGAAGAGGccaaagcttttgaaaatgaagaaCGGATCATTTGCTTTTGA
- the NOD1 gene encoding nucleotide-binding oligomerization domain-containing protein 1 isoform X2 produces MEGQLCANLEISVEKPPGASPPSFIALLKVYRELLVRRIRNTQCLIDNLIENDYFSPEDADIVVQFPTQADKVRKILDLVQSKGEEVSEYFICVLQKVADAYYELQPWLDEIGYEPSENICSKPVVNTDPVSRYCQKLRYELGRDSKFVMSYAQREEMLLEEIYSNSTMQLLSFTNESLGEVCQLEALFDDAAGLINEDGETIYVFGDAGIGKSILLQKIQSLWARRELDIGAKFFFRFRCRMFSCFKEDEAICLKDLLFKYNCYPDQDPTEVFHYILQFPHTVLFTFDGFDEIYSNFDLSSVPEMCSPNEPIHPLVLLVSLLKGKLLKGSKKILTARTGTEIQRNIIRKKVLLRGFSSNNLKEYTATFFKDEGQRTLVLNQLEANPNLCSLCSVPLFCWIIFKCYEHFHSMFDTHELPDCSVTLTDVFLLMIEVHLNRSLKTSLLKNTTRSQAEMFKSRKETLLALGKMAYKGMENSFFIFEQEEVSSVNISEGDLQLGFLRIVKGYSGCDNQTTYEFLHLTLQSFFTALFLVIEEKVSAKELLQFFNECSSTETAQPTCFRIPWLKKQLAGEDPFRNNEHFHFTNLFLCGLLSRSRQKLFRHLVSPAVIKRKRKTLITYLGESMKSHLKGITRSRLPNYNQIQVQPNFIWMLRCLYETQSEKVGKLAAKRMRANYIKLTYCNAYSADCSAISFVVHHFQKRLALDLDNNNINDYGVKQLLPCFSKLAVIRLSVNQVTDHGVRILYEELSKYQIVTFLGLYNNQITDVGAKYVAKLIEECSSLEYVNLAFNGITTEGGKSIAEAMQHNDSVKIFWLTKNDLDDEAAMSFAEMLKVNKKLVHLWLIQNQITAKGVKYISEALKENTAIKEVCLNGNLISQEEAKAFENEERIICF; encoded by the exons ATGGAAGGCCAACTTTGTGCTAACTTGGAGATTTCTGTGGAAAAGCCTCCAGGAGCAAGTCCTCCATCCTTCATTGCTTTGCTGAAGGTATACCGAGAACTTCTGGTTCGTAGAATCCGAAACACGCAGTGTTTGATTGACAACTTGATTGAGAATGACTACTTCTCCCCTGAAGATGCAGACATTGTTGTCCAGTTTCCAACTCAAGCAGATAAG GTTCGCAAAATTCTAGACTTGGTTCAAAGCAAGGGAGAAGAAGtttcagaatatttcatctgtGTCCTGCAGAAAGTCGCTGATGCTTACTATGAACTTCAGCCTTGGCTGGATGAAATAGGTTACGAGCCTTCAGAGAATATTTGTAGTAAACCTGTGGTAAATACAGATCCAG TTAGCAGGTACTGCCAGAAACTCAGATATGAACTGGGACGGGATTCCAAGTTTGTTATGTCATACGCTCAGAGGGAAGAGATGCTGCTTGAAGAAATCTACTCTAACAGTACTATGCAGCTGCTCAGTTTTACCAATGAGAGTCTAGGAGAAGTGTGTCAGTTAGAAGCCCTTTTTGATGATGCAGCTGGGCTAATTAATGAAGATGGAGAGACTATTTATGTCTTTGGTGATGCAGGAATTGGAAAATCCATCTTGCTGCAAAAGATACAAAGCCTTTGGGCTAGAAGAGAATTGGACATAGGGGCCAAATTTTTCTTCCGTTTCCGATGTAGGATGTTCAGTTGCTTTAAGGAAGATGAAGCCATATGTTTGAAAGACCTGCTCTTTAAATACAATTGCTACCCAGACCAGGACCCCACAGAGGTGTTCCATTATATCTTGCAATTCCCTCATACAGTTCTTTTCACATTTGATGGCTTCGATGAGATCTATTCCAACTTTGATCTCAGTAGTGTGCCTGAGATGTGTTCACCCAATGAACCCATCCACCCCCTGGTGCTGCTGGTAAGCCTTCTCAAAGGAAAGCTTCTTAAGGGATCCAAGAAAATTCTTACAGCGAGGACAGGAACCGAGATCCAGAGAAACATCATTAGAAAGAAAGTGTTGCTCCGTGGTTTCTCCAGCAATAACCTGAAAGAATACACTGCTACGTTTTTCAAAGATGAGGGGCAACGAACACTGGTATTGAACCAGTTGGAAGCTAACCCCAATCTCTGCAGTTTGTGTTCAGTGCCTTTGTTTTGCTGGATTATCTTTAAATGCTATGAACACTTCCATTCCATGTTTGACACCCACGAGCTTCCAGACTGTTCTGTTACATTGACAGATGTATTTTTGCTCATGATTGAAGTCCATCTGAACCGATCTCTGAAAACAAGTTTGCTGAAGAACACTACCAGGAGCCAAGCAGAGATGTTCAAATCAAGGAAGGAAACTCTTCTAGCTTTGGGTAAAATGGCATATAAAGGGATGGAGAACTCTTTCTTTATCTTTGAGCAGGAGGAGGTCTCATCAGTGAACATCTCTGAAGGAGATTTGCAATTGGGCTTTCTCAGGATAGTTAAAGGTTACAGTGGCTGTGACAATCAGACCACTTATGAGTTCTTGCACTTAACCCTTCAGTCTTTTTTCACAGCTTTGTTCCTGGTTATTGAAGAGAAAGTGAGTGCCAAGGAGTTACTTCAGTTTTTCAATGAATGTTCTTCCACTGAGACTGCCCAGCCTACTTGCTTTCGTATTCCTTGGTTGAAGAAACAACTAGCAGGGGAGGATCCTTTCCGAAATAATGAACACTTTCATTTTACCAACCTGTTTCTTTGTGGCCTGCTTTCTAGATCCAGGCAGAAGCTCTTCAGACATTTAGTTTCGCCTGCAGTCattaagaggaagagaaagacacTCATCACATACCTTGGGGAGAGCATGAAATCCCACCTGAAAGGCATCACTCGATCCAGGCTTCCAAACTACAATCAGATCCAGGTCCAGCCCAACTTTATTTGGATGCTGAGGTGCCTTTATGAGACTCAGAGCGAGAAGGTGGGGAAGTTGGCTGCCAAACGCATGCGTGCCAATTACATCAAGCTCACATACTGCAATGCCTACTCTGCTGACTGCAGTGCTATTTCCTTTGTCGTGCATCACTTTCAAAAGCGCCTCGCTCTGGATTTGGACAACAACAACATCAATGACTATGGAGTAAAACAGCTGCTACCTTGTTTCAGCAAGCTTGCAGTGATCAG GCTCAGTGTAAATCAGGTCACAGATCACGGTGTAAGGATCTTGTATGAAGAACTCTCGAAGTACCAAATTGTGACTTTCTTGGG CTTATACAACAATCAGATCACTGACGTTGGAGCCAAATATGTTGCAAAACTAATTGAAGAGTGTTCAAGCCTTGAATACGTTAA TCTCGCATTCAATGGCATCACGACAGAGGGAGGCAAAAGTATTGCTGAAGCTATGCAACACAACGACTCTGTGAAAATATTCTG GTTGACTAAAAATGACCTGGATGATGAGGCAGCAATGAGTTTTGCAGAGATGCTGAAGGTCAACAAGAAACTGGTGCATTTATG GCTTATCCAGAATCAAATTACAGCCAAAGGGGTGAAGTACATCAGCGAAGCTCTCAAGGAGAACACAGCTATTAAAGAAGTCTG TTTGAACGGGAACCTGATAAGCCAAGAAGAGGccaaagcttttgaaaatgaagaaCGGATCATTTGCTTTTGA